One Falsarthrobacter nasiphocae DNA segment encodes these proteins:
- a CDS encoding ComEA family DNA-binding protein encodes MFTRRLAERWPVSVRRAVAVVAALLALAGLLLWKYSPAAGTSTLRGDESAQSVATGGGQSGHPVAVPTPTPARGRGPAGTRPPSPGGAASEVTVDITGAVKKPGVYTLPAPARVAQAIDRAGGLAANADEDRINRAALLADGAKITVPRVGEPAGPPQLPGPAAPAPGGGEASRGGSDAGKTSAGAPVRINGASVAEIQTLPRIGPVLARRIVDDREARGPFASLEDLGRVKGLGPSIREGIAGRVVFDR; translated from the coding sequence CGGTGGCCCGTGTCCGTGCGCCGTGCCGTGGCCGTGGTGGCCGCGCTCCTGGCCCTCGCTGGCCTCCTTCTCTGGAAGTACTCGCCGGCCGCCGGAACCTCTACGCTCCGAGGAGACGAGTCTGCCCAGTCAGTAGCCACCGGCGGGGGCCAGAGCGGGCACCCCGTGGCGGTGCCCACCCCGACGCCCGCCCGCGGCCGCGGACCCGCTGGCACCCGGCCGCCGAGTCCAGGCGGGGCCGCGTCCGAGGTGACTGTCGACATCACTGGCGCCGTCAAGAAGCCGGGCGTCTACACACTGCCGGCTCCCGCGCGGGTCGCCCAGGCGATTGACCGGGCCGGCGGCCTCGCGGCCAATGCGGACGAGGACCGGATCAATCGGGCCGCACTGCTCGCCGACGGCGCCAAAATCACCGTGCCGCGGGTCGGCGAGCCGGCCGGGCCCCCTCAGCTTCCCGGCCCCGCGGCCCCGGCCCCTGGAGGCGGCGAGGCCAGCCGCGGAGGCTCGGATGCCGGGAAGACCTCCGCCGGGGCCCCCGTCCGGATCAACGGGGCGAGTGTGGCGGAGATCCAGACTCTCCCGCGCATCGGTCCCGTCCTCGCACGGCGGATCGTCGACGACCGCGAGGCGCGGGGCCCCTTCGCCTCACTGGAGGACCTCGGCCGGGTCAAGGGTCTGGGGCCGTCCATCCGGGAGGGAATCGCGGG